The genomic stretch TGCTGCCGAAGAACTTAAAGAGGAAAAACGTTTTTCTCAAGTTTTACAACGCTGACATCAATGTCACTCCATCTAATGCTAGAATTCACAGTCAATCTTCTCAGCAACCTTCTCGGAATTCTCCTGAAATCAAGTTTTTAGACGGTCGAGCAATGTTGTTGCAATTCCTTTTACAGAATCAAGAATTGAATCAAACACTCACTCCAGTAACTTCATAAGGATGATTCTAAAGAAATTGAATGTTCAGAAGCGCCAACATTGCTTAAATTAATATGAAAAATTCTGACGAGAAGAGGACTGATCCAGAGCTATCTTACAAAGTGTTAGCACTGCAAGTCACCTGTCATGCTGTCAATCAGAGTTCCGATCGGCAGGAAGCCCGATTACTTATGCAGGGCGCGATCGATCGGCTAGGACAGCAAATTGCTGCGAGTCTTGCCTTTATTGGGTCTGGCTGTCGTTTAGTTCTGCTGCCAGAGTATTTTTTGACGGGATTTCCGATGGGCGAGGCTCTAGAGGATTGGGCAGAAAAAGCCTGTTTGGAGATGGCAGGCGCAGAATATGAGGCACTGGGAGCAATTGCCCAAAAGCATCGAATTTTTCTGGCGGGTAATGCCTATGAAGTTGATCCCCATTTCCCAGGACTGTACTTTCAAGCCTGTTTTGCGATCGATCCTGCGGGGTCAATAGTTTTGCGCTACCGTCGGCTCAATTCCCTCTTTGCCCCAACGCCTCACGATGTTTGGGATCGATACCTTGAGCATTATGGGCTGGATGGTATTTTTCCGGTTGCCAGAACTGAAATTGGGAATTTGGCAGCGGTTGCGTCGGATGAAATTTTGTTCCCGGAGGTGGCTCGCTGTTTAGCCATGCGGGGGGCGGAGGTGCTGCTCCATCCAACTTCGGAGGTGTACGGGCAACCGCGATCGCCCAAGGACGCCGCTAAAATCAGCCGTGCCGTTGAGAATATGATGTATGTGGTTTCAGCAAATACGGCGGGAATTGCGAATAGTGCGATTCCGATCGCCTCGGTGGATGGGGGGTCAAAAATTGTGGATTACCGGGGATTGGTGCTAGCCGAAACGGGAGCCGGGGAAAGCATGGCAGCCTTTGCAGAGGTTGATCTGGCTGCGCTGCGGCGATACCGTCGGCAACCGGGATTAATGAACACACTTTCGCGTCAACGATTTGATGCCTATGCGGAAAGCTATCGCGATTCTCAGTTCTATCCTCGCAATACGATGCTGAACGGTTCAATTGAGCGTAAACATTTTATTCACACTCAGCTTGCTACGATTGAGCGTTTAGCGCAGCAGGGAATTATCTAAATTGAACGTGGATTGAACGGCAGGCACTTGAATTTCCCGCTGGAGGACTTGCATCATGTCAAAAATTCCGGTTCGGAATCCCCGTACGGGTGCGATCGACTACTGGATTGCTCCCTCCACCTCGGACCAGCTTGCTGCCCAATGCGATCGGCTTCGGATCGCTCAAACTGCTTGGCAAGCAGTGGATTTAGCACAGCGAATTGCCACCCTTCAGCAGTGGAAACAAGCCATTCAAGACCACCGCGAGGCGTTGATTCAGGCATTGGTTGAGGATACAGGGCGATTGGATGTTTCGGTGTTAGAGGTTAATTCTGTGCTGTCGAGCCTCGATCGCTGGTGTCGGCTTGCGCCGGAACTGCTGCAAGACCTTGAGAATCCGACTGCCATTCCGTTTATTCATTTACGCCAGGATGCAGTTCCCTATCCGCTCGTAGGAGTGATCAGTCCGTGGAATTTTCCACTGCTGCTGGCGATGATTGATACGATTCCGGCTCTCTTGGCGGGCTGTGCAGTGATTGTGAAACCGAGTGAAATTGCCCCTCGATTCATTAATCCGCTCCTGCAAATGTTGGAGCAAGTTCCAATGCTGCGGGATGTCTTCACCTTAATTGAAGGGGCGGGAGAGACGGGAGCAGCTTTAGTAGATCAGGTGGATCTGGTTTGCTTTACGGGCAGCGTTAAAACGGGGCGACAGGTCGCAGAAGCCGCTGCAAAGCGATTTATTCCTGCGTTCTTGGAATTGGGCGGCAAAGATCCAGCGATCGTTCTGGAGTCCGCGAATCTGAATCTGGCAACCTCTGCAATTCTATGGGGTTCGGTCGTGAACACAGGGCAGTCCTGCCTTTCCATCGAGCGGATTTATGTGGCGCAAGCGATCGCCAAACCCTTCACCGAACAGCTTGTCGCGAAGGCAACCCAACTCAAGCTGGCTTACCCGACCGTGAACAGCGGTGAAATCGGTCCCATTATTGCCAATCGACAAGCCGCTATCATTGAGGATCAGTTGCAGGATGCGATCGAGAAAGGGGCGATCGTCCAGTGTGGCGGAAAGGTTGAAGTTCTGGATGGCGGTCTGTGGTGCGCTCCAACGGTTTTAACCCAGGTCAATCATAGGATGAGAATCATGACGGAGGAAACGTTTGGACCCGTCATGCCGATAATGTCCTTTACAGCCGTAGAAGAAGCAATTCAACTGGCAAACGATACGATTTATGGCTTAAGTGCCGCTGTTTTCGCAGGGTCGCAGGCAGAGGCATTAGCCGTAGGCGATCGGCTTCAGGCAGGTGCCATTAGCATTAACGATGCCGCACTGACCGCATTGATTCATGAGGGAGAAAAGAATGCATTCAACTATTCTGGCATGGGGGGGTCGCGCATGGGACCTGCCGCCCTGAAACGATTTATGCGAAAGAAAGCGTATTTAATTAAAACAAACCCTGTCCCTGATCCGTGGTGGTTCAAATCATAACTGACTTCTTGGGAGGCAATCATGGCAAATATCCGCGACGAAATGCCCGTTCTTGCACGACACGAAGGTGATTGGACTGGAACCTATACCCTGATCGATTGCAGCGGCAAGATTCTAGATCAGCATCGATCGCATTTAACCTGTCAATTTCCAGCTGATGATCCAGCGGCGTACTATCAAATCAACCGCTATACCTGGACAGACGGCAAGCAGGAAGAACATCGCTTTCCCGGCACCTATCATGACAAAAAGCTGTGGTTTGATACCGATCGGATTAAAGGTCATGCCTGGGAAGTTGATGATTCCACAGTAATTCTCTGGTTTTCCTACAAAACCGTGCCAGATTTCTATCTCTATGAAATGATTCAAGTTAGTCCCTGCAACAATCATCGCGCTCGTACCTGGCATTGGTTTAAGAATAACCAGATTTTTCAACGCACTCTCATTCAGGAGGAGCGACAGGGTTAGAGGCAAAATTTTTCAAGTATCAATGAGCGTAAGACAACACAGCTCCAGCCTGAGATAAATCCCGATCGACTCGGACAAAAAATAAACTGCCGTCTTCTGAAATGTGTCTGGGAAGTGTACTGAAGCTAGGACAATAGCAAAAATGCTCCTTGGCAAATGGGTAGTCTCCAATATTGCAGCATCCCGCCAAGCCGTATGCCTCTTCGTTATAGGACTGAATCATCATCTGCTTCCCGTCATAGTGGGGCAGAAGGGTGATTAGCCACACTCCACCGCCGTTTGCTGCTTTTCTTAACCATTTCTTGTTTGCTTGAATAAATTGCGTCGTATCGGTCTTGCCCCAAGGCAGCAGTTTGCTGTCTAACACGGGAATAAACCCACCGATTCTCGCTTCTGAGTGGTTCTGTAGGTCTTGATACTGGAGACGATCGTTTTCCATCCATAAAATTTCTGCTGCCTCACCGTTCAGGACTTTCCACGACCCTACTCTGACTCCTGCTGGAATAAAGGAGTAGCAGTGCTTACCAAGCTTCCACTCTCCCACTTGAACCGCACCACTCAGCACAAAAATCTCCAAATCTGCTGTAAATCTACCTGCGGGAATTTCAAATTGGGAGGGGAGCAAAACCTTAGCAGTGGATGCGCCGTTGTCATGCCAGGAGAGCAACTGGCGGGTTGCACCCATAGGCTGTTTTGGTATTCCACGAATCTGCCATGCGTGTCGAGGGAGGCTACGCGTGTCGAAAAACTGATATTCACGAGGAAGATACTCTGGAGCAATTGCAGTGCGGCGTCCAGATAAGTTCATTCGACTTTGACCATTTCCCCCCCAATCTTCTGGAGTTGGAACTGTCCCTAAAAAATCATCTGTTGCTTCTGAAGATGGAGATGGAGAGGACTGCTTGTATTCGTCCATACTTTTATAACCTTTCAATCAATCTAATGCTATACCCTCATCGCCCGATCGACTCATGGTTCAATGGGTAGATGAACGTTCTACTGCAAAGAGGATGCGCTGCCATGCCCTCTGGAACCTACAAAAAGCTTGTTGCTCAGCAATTCAGCGATAGTTTTCGCTCAGCGATCGCCATTGAGGAACTGCCGATTCCCGCCCCCAGGGCTGACGAAATTCTGATTCGCAACAGGTTTGCTGGCATCAATGCCGGATTTGACACCCTGCTTTGTCAGGGGAAAGTTCCCTACGTCAATCTGACACCGCCGATTGATCTGGGCGTTGAAGCGGTGGGAGAAGTGGTGGCGATTGGGCAGGACGTTCAGACGCTGCAAGTGGGCGATGCTGTGGCAACAACGCTTCGGGGTGGGGGCTATCGGGAATATCAGTTGATTGCGGCAAACCTGGCCGTTAAGATCTGCGATGCCAAGCCGGAAATTCTGACGCTGATGCCCACAGGGGTCTCGGCGCTCGTGGCTTTGGAACAGGTGGGAGAAATGAGAAGCGGAGAAGTCATCTTAGTCACCGCAGCCGCCGGCGGAACCGGGCATATCGCAGTGCAGCTTGCGAAGCTGGCGGGAAATCATGTGATTGGAATCTGTGGTTCTGACCCGAAGGCTACGCTACTCAAAAAGCTAGGATGCGATCGCATTATCAATTATCGAAGCGAATCACTCGACACTGTTCTTCAGCAGGAATATCCGAACGGAGTTAATTTAGTATTTGACTGTGTGGGAAGACAGGTTTTTGATACCTGCGTGAATCATTTAGCGATCCGGGGACGCCTGGTGGTCGTCGGTTTTATTTCCGAATACAAGAACGATTTTGAGACTGTCATCCAACCTCGAATCTATCAAAAGCTATTCTGGAAAGCGGCTTCCGTGCGCGGGTTTTTAATGCCTCACTTTTCCGAATATGCCGAAGAGGGACGCGATCGCCTGCTTAATTTATTCTACACTGGCAAAATTCAGGTTGCGGTTGATCCGACTGTGTTTCCAGGGGTTGAGTCGATCGCCGATGCCGTGGACTATCTGCTGAGCGGTAAGAATTGCGGTAAGGTGGTTGTACAGTTCTAGTCGTAACGTTCTAATCAATCTCAATCTCATAAACCTTAAAGATGACGACAGAATCTTCCAATACATTAGCCGTTGCTCGACAAGCCTTTGCTCATTTTGAACAGGGATTAGCAACCGGAGACTGGCAAGCTTTTCTGGAGATGCTAACGGATGACTTTTCATTCTGGTTTCCGATCGGTCAGTTCCACGGATTAAATGTTGGCAAAGAGCGGGCGCAGCAGTTCTTCAGCTATGTTTCTGAGGTGTACAGCGAGGGGCTAACCTTAACCCTCGATCGCGTTACCAGCAACGAAACAACGGTTGTCTTCGAGTTCTGCGATGAGGGACTTATGTGGGGAAACCCCTATAAAAACCGGGTAGCGGTTTCGTTTGATGTGCGCGGCAATAAAATCTGTGGCTACCGCGAGTATCTAGGCAGCGATGGGAAATCCAATTAAATGAAATGATTAGCTCGAATAGACAAAAAACGGGGCAATCAGGCTTCTAACGCTTTGTCCCATTCCAACTGATAACTTAAACCATACTTGATAAAATCTTCAGGTTTCGCCTGGTCATTCTTTCCAAAAACCCCCAGACTGTAGGGATTTTCAGCCATGCGCTGTTTCGCTAATTCCTGCTCAAATCGCTCCACTTCTGCTCTGGGTTGATCGGTCTTAAAAAAATCGACCACCAGTACGGTTCTTTCCTTGTCCGTATAGTTGTGCGGACAGTGGGGATAGCTATGATCTAAAACCATAAATTCGCCTTCGTGCCAGTAAAGCTTGTCATGGCATATTTTCATAGCGATATCCCCCTCCGGCACAATCAGTCCCAAATAGCCACGATTCATGTGCGGGTTATAGTTCACATGCAGCTTCACATCCAGTCCGGGCAGGAAAGTT from Leptolyngbya ohadii IS1 encodes the following:
- a CDS encoding nitrilase-related carbon-nitrogen hydrolase, with protein sequence MKNSDEKRTDPELSYKVLALQVTCHAVNQSSDRQEARLLMQGAIDRLGQQIAASLAFIGSGCRLVLLPEYFLTGFPMGEALEDWAEKACLEMAGAEYEALGAIAQKHRIFLAGNAYEVDPHFPGLYFQACFAIDPAGSIVLRYRRLNSLFAPTPHDVWDRYLEHYGLDGIFPVARTEIGNLAAVASDEILFPEVARCLAMRGAEVLLHPTSEVYGQPRSPKDAAKISRAVENMMYVVSANTAGIANSAIPIASVDGGSKIVDYRGLVLAETGAGESMAAFAEVDLAALRRYRRQPGLMNTLSRQRFDAYAESYRDSQFYPRNTMLNGSIERKHFIHTQLATIERLAQQGII
- a CDS encoding aldehyde dehydrogenase family protein, which gives rise to MSKIPVRNPRTGAIDYWIAPSTSDQLAAQCDRLRIAQTAWQAVDLAQRIATLQQWKQAIQDHREALIQALVEDTGRLDVSVLEVNSVLSSLDRWCRLAPELLQDLENPTAIPFIHLRQDAVPYPLVGVISPWNFPLLLAMIDTIPALLAGCAVIVKPSEIAPRFINPLLQMLEQVPMLRDVFTLIEGAGETGAALVDQVDLVCFTGSVKTGRQVAEAAAKRFIPAFLELGGKDPAIVLESANLNLATSAILWGSVVNTGQSCLSIERIYVAQAIAKPFTEQLVAKATQLKLAYPTVNSGEIGPIIANRQAAIIEDQLQDAIEKGAIVQCGGKVEVLDGGLWCAPTVLTQVNHRMRIMTEETFGPVMPIMSFTAVEEAIQLANDTIYGLSAAVFAGSQAEALAVGDRLQAGAISINDAALTALIHEGEKNAFNYSGMGGSRMGPAALKRFMRKKAYLIKTNPVPDPWWFKS
- a CDS encoding DUF3598 family protein; the encoded protein is MANIRDEMPVLARHEGDWTGTYTLIDCSGKILDQHRSHLTCQFPADDPAAYYQINRYTWTDGKQEEHRFPGTYHDKKLWFDTDRIKGHAWEVDDSTVILWFSYKTVPDFYLYEMIQVSPCNNHRARTWHWFKNNQIFQRTLIQEERQG
- a CDS encoding DUF4437 domain-containing protein: MDEYKQSSPSPSSEATDDFLGTVPTPEDWGGNGQSRMNLSGRRTAIAPEYLPREYQFFDTRSLPRHAWQIRGIPKQPMGATRQLLSWHDNGASTAKVLLPSQFEIPAGRFTADLEIFVLSGAVQVGEWKLGKHCYSFIPAGVRVGSWKVLNGEAAEILWMENDRLQYQDLQNHSEARIGGFIPVLDSKLLPWGKTDTTQFIQANKKWLRKAANGGGVWLITLLPHYDGKQMMIQSYNEEAYGLAGCCNIGDYPFAKEHFCYCPSFSTLPRHISEDGSLFFVRVDRDLSQAGAVLSYAH
- a CDS encoding zinc-binding dehydrogenase, with the translated sequence MPSGTYKKLVAQQFSDSFRSAIAIEELPIPAPRADEILIRNRFAGINAGFDTLLCQGKVPYVNLTPPIDLGVEAVGEVVAIGQDVQTLQVGDAVATTLRGGGYREYQLIAANLAVKICDAKPEILTLMPTGVSALVALEQVGEMRSGEVILVTAAAGGTGHIAVQLAKLAGNHVIGICGSDPKATLLKKLGCDRIINYRSESLDTVLQQEYPNGVNLVFDCVGRQVFDTCVNHLAIRGRLVVVGFISEYKNDFETVIQPRIYQKLFWKAASVRGFLMPHFSEYAEEGRDRLLNLFYTGKIQVAVDPTVFPGVESIADAVDYLLSGKNCGKVVVQF
- a CDS encoding nuclear transport factor 2 family protein gives rise to the protein MTTESSNTLAVARQAFAHFEQGLATGDWQAFLEMLTDDFSFWFPIGQFHGLNVGKERAQQFFSYVSEVYSEGLTLTLDRVTSNETTVVFEFCDEGLMWGNPYKNRVAVSFDVRGNKICGYREYLGSDGKSN
- a CDS encoding aspartyl/asparaginyl beta-hydroxylase domain-containing protein, encoding MEAFTEYHLDPQQFPFLNILQEDWQIIRDEFTTFRQNASQEEMQFALDVMGPKSKTIKTKGKSKYSAFGVLFQGMFIEQYIQAHYIEYPQYELQDGLQNVAETVLELRKRYFPGLARAIEKTNLSSNGILRNVYFGTFLPGLDVKLHVNYNPHMNRGYLGLIVPEGDIAMKICHDKLYWHEGEFMVLDHSYPHCPHNYTDKERTVLVVDFFKTDQPRAEVERFEQELAKQRMAENPYSLGVFGKNDQAKPEDFIKYGLSYQLEWDKALEA